One window of the Acidimicrobiia bacterium genome contains the following:
- a CDS encoding ATP-binding cassette domain-containing protein, whose amino-acid sequence MAIEVANAVFFYPDGTPVIDELSFRVPTGSVTALVGPNGVGKTTILNLIAGELELADGTIRSDTEVAYMRQNPGFDDEESATVRDALALSLPASLKQLHTDLQRLYRDIAEGNDVGTDLGDTLEQWQHLGGYKEEGSWDQITSAVLGQRLVDAGPRLLRELSGGERKAIILRSYLLSSVPTLVLDEPDNYLDLFSKNWLQAELQRISKTVLMVSHDRILLSNAVDRMVVLEHNGSWTHAGNYRTFRKARRAHIERLVKDLSLWEREERRLQRDYRQWQVRAHSSEAAAQRARVAEARWLRFREAGPPELPPPEREISPRFSGSRAGKEAIRIENLEVPDLILPFDLKVYHGDRVALLGENGVGKSSLFKMLIADELSEGASVRYGPNAVRGYFSQENTLPDNSGDLRTILGREFPNDQVIRSTLGRYGLARHDRHKYTELSGGQKARIQLIFLERQAPNLLFLDEPTDNLDLESIEVIERVLLDLDATQIAITHDREFTRIFDRWIVFDRDGLVGEVLDRDLAIRIVSGRRFSILDTPGVQLLTRR is encoded by the coding sequence ATGGCCATTGAGGTCGCCAACGCCGTGTTCTTCTACCCGGACGGAACCCCTGTGATCGACGAGCTGTCGTTCAGGGTCCCGACCGGGTCGGTCACCGCGCTCGTCGGTCCGAACGGTGTCGGAAAGACGACGATTCTCAACCTGATCGCAGGCGAACTCGAATTGGCCGATGGCACGATCCGTTCCGACACCGAAGTCGCCTACATGCGACAGAACCCTGGCTTCGATGATGAGGAGTCAGCCACCGTCCGCGACGCCCTCGCCTTGTCCCTTCCGGCGTCCCTCAAGCAACTGCACACGGACCTCCAACGCCTCTACCGGGACATCGCCGAAGGCAACGATGTCGGCACAGACCTCGGCGACACCCTCGAGCAGTGGCAGCACCTCGGGGGATACAAGGAGGAGGGCTCATGGGATCAGATCACCTCGGCGGTGCTCGGTCAGCGGCTCGTCGATGCCGGCCCGAGGCTCCTGCGCGAGCTGTCGGGCGGTGAACGCAAGGCCATCATCCTGCGTTCGTACCTCCTGTCGTCCGTCCCGACACTTGTCCTCGACGAGCCCGACAACTACCTCGACCTGTTCTCGAAGAACTGGCTCCAGGCTGAGCTACAACGGATCTCCAAGACCGTCTTGATGGTGTCCCACGATCGGATCCTGCTGTCGAACGCGGTGGATCGGATGGTTGTTCTCGAACACAACGGTTCGTGGACCCATGCGGGGAACTACCGCACCTTCCGCAAGGCCCGCCGGGCACATATCGAACGCCTCGTCAAGGATCTGTCGCTGTGGGAACGGGAGGAGCGACGACTCCAACGCGACTATCGCCAGTGGCAGGTCCGGGCGCACAGCAGCGAGGCCGCCGCACAACGCGCCCGGGTGGCGGAGGCCCGCTGGTTGCGGTTCCGCGAGGCCGGACCGCCCGAGTTGCCGCCACCTGAACGGGAGATCTCACCGCGATTCTCAGGGTCGCGGGCAGGAAAGGAAGCGATACGGATCGAGAACCTCGAGGTGCCCGACCTCATCTTGCCATTCGATCTCAAGGTCTACCACGGCGATCGGGTCGCGCTCCTGGGGGAGAACGGTGTCGGGAAGTCGTCGCTGTTCAAGATGCTCATCGCCGACGAGCTCAGCGAAGGGGCGTCGGTGCGATATGGGCCGAATGCTGTCCGTGGCTACTTCTCGCAGGAGAACACCCTCCCGGACAACAGCGGTGACCTCAGGACGATCCTTGGGCGGGAGTTCCCCAACGACCAGGTCATTCGCTCGACCCTTGGGCGCTACGGGCTTGCCCGTCACGATCGTCACAAGTACACGGAGCTCTCCGGGGGACAGAAGGCACGGATTCAGCTGATCTTCCTCGAGCGGCAAGCCCCCAACCTGTTGTTCCTCGACGAACCGACCGACAACCTCGACCTCGAGTCGATCGAGGTGATCGAGCGCGTGCTGCTCGACCTCGACGCGACCCAGATCGCCATCACCCACGACCGGGAGTTCACGCGAATCTTCGACCGGTGGATCGTGTTCGACCGTGACGGGCTTGTCGGCGAGGTTCTCGATCGCGATCTTGCCATCCGGATCGTGAGCGGTCGACGATTCTCGATCCTCGACACCCCCGGCGTGCAGCTCCTGACGCGACGGTGA
- a CDS encoding PLDc N-terminal domain-containing protein: protein MNFVAWIPIFAAVLLLTAWCLWHVLTNAPRFIPRWAWILFIVVTMPVGGIIYLLVEVFDAGTVRDDAEGRHPQTE, encoded by the coding sequence ATGAACTTCGTCGCTTGGATTCCGATCTTTGCAGCTGTGTTGCTGCTGACCGCGTGGTGCCTCTGGCATGTACTGACGAACGCGCCGCGGTTCATTCCGCGCTGGGCATGGATCCTGTTCATTGTCGTGACCATGCCGGTTGGTGGGATCATCTATCTGCTGGTCGAGGTGTTCGATGCAGGCACCGTTCGCGACGATGCCGAGGGTAGGCACCCACAGACCGAGTGA
- a CDS encoding DUF3179 domain-containing protein yields MPESNPRPSTSDPNGDAPGDGFPQGPSALDSPYAEEFPTPLVDVDAIISGGPPPDGIPPIDEPSFISVAENPELLPAEEAVIALDINGDARAYPVRAMVWHEIANDTVGGVPVTVTYCPLCNSAATYERTIDGQTTTFGTSGKLFASALVMYDRATESLWTHFNGMAVVGMLTGVELVEHPSPLLAWSDFVESYPEGSVLDWESAGFNRDYGRNPYSGYDTPDGDPFLFRGSLDNRASAMQRVVGVELENTSVAFAVSAIDGGEAHATNTVVGTTDIVILWKAGQASALEGNKVDAGRDVGSVGVFRAELDGTTLTFEAMGSGFHDAQTGSLWTIAGEAIGGPLAGHRLERIPHLDTFWFAWSTYQPDTTLISE; encoded by the coding sequence GTGCCTGAGTCAAACCCTCGGCCCTCGACGAGTGACCCGAATGGAGACGCTCCGGGTGACGGATTCCCGCAGGGGCCCAGCGCCCTGGATTCACCATACGCTGAGGAGTTCCCGACTCCGCTTGTCGATGTCGATGCCATCATCTCGGGGGGTCCTCCGCCTGACGGTATTCCACCGATCGACGAGCCATCGTTCATCTCGGTCGCGGAGAATCCCGAGTTGCTTCCCGCGGAAGAGGCGGTGATCGCCCTCGACATCAATGGTGATGCTCGGGCTTATCCGGTGAGGGCGATGGTTTGGCACGAGATCGCCAACGATACGGTCGGTGGTGTACCGGTAACCGTGACCTACTGCCCACTCTGCAATTCGGCGGCGACCTACGAGCGGACCATCGACGGGCAGACGACCACATTCGGGACATCCGGAAAGCTGTTCGCTTCGGCTCTCGTGATGTACGACCGAGCCACCGAGTCGCTGTGGACGCATTTCAACGGGATGGCCGTCGTCGGCATGCTCACGGGAGTCGAACTCGTGGAGCATCCGTCGCCGCTGCTCGCGTGGTCCGACTTTGTCGAGTCGTACCCGGAAGGGAGTGTGTTGGATTGGGAGAGCGCCGGATTCAACCGTGACTACGGTCGCAATCCGTACTCGGGCTACGACACGCCTGACGGTGATCCTTTCCTGTTCCGGGGATCACTCGACAACCGCGCGAGCGCCATGCAGCGCGTCGTCGGTGTCGAACTGGAGAACACCTCTGTCGCGTTCGCGGTCTCAGCTATCGATGGGGGAGAGGCGCACGCGACGAATACCGTCGTCGGCACGACCGACATCGTGATCCTGTGGAAAGCGGGCCAGGCATCGGCGCTTGAGGGCAACAAGGTTGACGCCGGGCGGGATGTCGGGTCCGTCGGCGTCTTTCGCGCCGAACTCGACGGGACCACGCTCACCTTTGAGGCGATGGGTTCCGGATTCCACGATGCACAGACCGGCTCTCTGTGGACGATCGCTGGCGAGGCTATCGGAGGCCCATTGGCGGGGCATCGCCTCGAGCGGATTCCCCATCTCGACACCTTCTGGTTCGCGTGGTCGACCTACCAGCCGGACACCACCTTGATCAGTGAATGA
- a CDS encoding nitroreductase family protein, producing MPVPDEDRVALARATYEEMDRRRSVRHFSDRDVPREMIDYAILAASTAPSGAHMQPWTFVVVGDPATKHEIRLAAEKEERENYDGGRLPPHWRKDLAPLGTDANKEFLDVVPWIIVVFEQRYGTRPNGERQHHYYVKESVGIACGMFIAALHRMGLSTLTHTPSPMLFLKKLLHRPDNERPFILFPVGYAADHCLVPDLTRKTLPEVAVMVGGM from the coding sequence ATGCCCGTGCCGGACGAGGACCGTGTCGCGTTGGCGAGGGCGACCTACGAAGAGATGGACCGGCGACGGTCTGTCAGGCACTTCTCCGATCGTGATGTCCCACGCGAGATGATCGACTATGCGATCCTCGCTGCGTCGACCGCGCCCTCAGGCGCACACATGCAACCGTGGACATTTGTGGTCGTCGGCGATCCGGCGACCAAGCACGAGATCCGCCTTGCTGCCGAAAAGGAGGAACGAGAGAACTACGACGGTGGCAGACTTCCGCCGCATTGGCGCAAGGACCTGGCACCGCTCGGGACGGACGCAAACAAGGAGTTCCTTGATGTCGTCCCGTGGATCATCGTGGTGTTCGAGCAGCGCTACGGCACGCGCCCGAACGGCGAAAGACAGCATCACTACTATGTCAAGGAGTCCGTCGGGATCGCTTGTGGGATGTTCATCGCCGCCCTGCACCGGATGGGCCTGTCAACGCTCACGCACACCCCGAGCCCGATGCTATTCCTCAAGAAGCTGCTGCACCGGCCTGACAACGAACGGCCGTTCATCCTGTTCCCCGTCGGCTACGCGGCAGACCATTGCCTCGTGCCTGACCTCACCCGCAAGACCCTCCCGGAGGTTGCGGTGATGGTCGGCGGCATGTGA